The Sediminispirochaeta smaragdinae DSM 11293 genome has a segment encoding these proteins:
- a CDS encoding NYN domain-containing protein, translating to MRKKAVAIIWDLEDVTPSISSTFVKGLLDYVHSYGRISIARVYGDFAKNRFARAAAELHRESFEMIHIPDSAKEEYPDTITGGVIALLALHPHIDQLLLISGRKSFAPLLRQLRTLDLETMVFCDARKADEQLLLLADDFGDFRDLTIVPMDEEESSKDSRPTISMDQSIILLQEAISFIAESGQRPTSDLVRARLKLMNEGFAEKALGFESWNGFLTEAQKRKAIHARFKDNDLILTTPRSPVPEIILSFLKALESSSKIRTSEGRKAKLPDIGKQLSQWGLDYRSHGYSTLKKVADAAAKRGLVLVTLDESNYFLDLTLKGNELLTDRED from the coding sequence ATGAGGAAAAAGGCCGTTGCAATCATATGGGATTTGGAAGATGTTACCCCGAGCATAAGTTCAACCTTTGTGAAGGGGCTCCTTGACTATGTTCACAGTTACGGACGCATTTCCATCGCCCGGGTTTATGGTGATTTTGCAAAAAACCGCTTTGCCCGCGCAGCGGCGGAACTTCATCGGGAATCCTTCGAGATGATTCATATTCCGGATTCGGCAAAAGAGGAGTACCCCGATACGATAACGGGAGGTGTCATCGCTCTTTTGGCGCTCCATCCCCATATTGATCAGCTACTGCTTATCAGCGGCAGAAAGTCCTTTGCCCCGCTTCTCAGGCAACTTCGTACCCTTGATCTCGAAACGATGGTTTTCTGTGATGCACGGAAGGCGGATGAGCAGTTGTTGCTGCTCGCCGATGATTTTGGAGATTTTCGCGACCTCACCATCGTTCCGATGGATGAAGAAGAAAGCAGCAAAGACAGCCGGCCGACCATCAGCATGGACCAATCGATCATCCTGCTTCAGGAGGCCATCTCCTTCATTGCCGAAAGTGGCCAACGACCGACTTCTGATCTGGTAAGGGCCCGGCTGAAATTAATGAATGAAGGCTTTGCCGAAAAAGCGCTGGGATTTGAGTCATGGAACGGTTTCCTTACCGAAGCGCAGAAGCGAAAAGCAATCCATGCACGATTTAAGGATAACGATCTTATCTTGACGACACCTCGTTCCCCCGTCCCTGAAATTATTCTTTCGTTTTTAAAGGCTCTGGAATCATCAAGCAAAATCAGAACAAGCGAGGGCAGAAAGGCAAAGCTACCCGATATAGGAAAGCAATTGAGTCAGTGGGGCCTGGATTATCGAAGCCATGGCTATTCCACGCTGAAAAAGGTAGCCGATGCAGCTGCAAAACGGGGCTTGGTCTTGGTGACACTAGACGAAAGTAACTATTTTCTTGATTTAACGTTGAAGGGGAACGAGCTACTTACCGATCGCGAAGATTAA
- a CDS encoding HD domain-containing phosphohydrolase gives MRKPKICGNAPLWLQLSLHFAFFGLLIAYIVFIVLTMGWSHKLISYYHGQIGSLVESTGSIEELLQELQSSGPALHLFQSPLAGLPDPFRPTLSVRLFSFKGLGWEQIGGPPLTSEVPKEKLGQQLDRALEKGISRDHPPFWGRENGFSFAADVSSPTFTDPVVIHFSGIHSGLISVVSFFLQEILFFSLLFLLLSFLLSQLFVKRIIRPIHWLSEEARKVASGARETSLNLHGRDEIARLSQTIDFMKDELSHQISLAQHQADVLETMNRIDKAVLSSANREHLLGNVADIVSSLYPKNGLFLMLVNRKGNGFDLLVERQGINSAQRIERSFASNQDLSSQMRASLENPRLFRSSELEISDRLRREMPAERSWVLNMPIVLEDSYYGSLLVTSDSKETFGDEDIGIIKKLTDQVGVALQNILYAEEREQLLLGSLKALSAAVDAKSSWTAGHSERVRLLSLRIGEELEFGESDLQQLSISALLHDIGKLAISEAILDKPGKLTEDEYEIIKKHPRKGAEICDNIPGFPDVVKGILYHHEHWDGSGYPCGLVGGEIPRIARIICVADVYDAITAKRPYRNEMSPEAAKSFLLLQRGTMFEPQLVDLFINLRDR, from the coding sequence ATGAGAAAGCCCAAAATTTGCGGAAATGCGCCGCTTTGGCTGCAGCTATCCTTACACTTTGCATTTTTCGGTCTCCTGATCGCTTATATAGTCTTTATCGTTCTTACCATGGGATGGAGTCATAAGCTTATCTCCTACTACCATGGGCAGATCGGCAGTCTTGTGGAGTCGACTGGGTCTATCGAGGAGTTGTTGCAGGAGCTGCAATCCAGCGGACCGGCACTGCATCTTTTTCAATCTCCCCTTGCGGGCTTGCCCGATCCGTTTCGGCCCACCTTGTCCGTCAGACTCTTCAGCTTCAAAGGCTTGGGATGGGAACAAATCGGGGGACCTCCATTGACGTCCGAAGTTCCCAAGGAAAAGCTGGGACAACAGCTTGATCGTGCCCTTGAGAAAGGGATCTCCAGAGATCATCCTCCCTTTTGGGGCAGAGAAAACGGCTTCTCTTTTGCCGCCGATGTTAGCTCGCCCACCTTTACGGATCCGGTAGTGATCCATTTTTCAGGGATACACTCCGGCCTCATTTCGGTCGTTTCGTTTTTTCTGCAAGAAATTCTTTTCTTTTCTCTGCTATTTCTCCTCCTTTCCTTTCTCTTGAGTCAACTTTTTGTGAAAAGGATTATTCGTCCCATACACTGGCTCAGCGAGGAGGCCCGCAAGGTTGCTTCCGGAGCCCGGGAAACCAGCTTAAACCTTCATGGGCGGGACGAGATTGCCCGCCTGAGTCAGACCATCGATTTTATGAAGGATGAACTCTCGCATCAGATTTCCCTGGCTCAGCACCAGGCCGATGTATTGGAAACCATGAACCGCATCGATAAGGCCGTTCTCTCTTCCGCCAACAGGGAGCATCTGCTTGGCAATGTCGCAGATATTGTCTCATCCCTCTATCCGAAAAACGGACTTTTCCTGATGTTGGTAAATAGGAAGGGTAACGGTTTTGATTTGCTTGTCGAGCGCCAGGGGATCAACAGCGCCCAAAGGATCGAACGATCCTTTGCCTCTAATCAGGACCTTTCTTCCCAGATGCGTGCCAGTCTCGAGAATCCTCGGCTTTTCCGCTCTTCGGAGCTGGAAATCAGTGATCGCCTTCGTCGGGAAATGCCGGCGGAACGTTCATGGGTTCTCAATATGCCGATCGTTCTTGAAGATTCCTATTATGGTTCTCTTCTCGTTACTTCCGATTCCAAGGAAACCTTTGGTGATGAAGATATCGGCATCATTAAAAAACTAACCGATCAGGTGGGCGTGGCTCTGCAAAACATCCTCTATGCAGAAGAACGGGAGCAGTTACTTTTGGGCTCGTTAAAGGCTCTTTCCGCAGCCGTCGATGCAAAAAGCAGCTGGACGGCAGGTCATTCCGAACGGGTCAGGCTTCTCTCCCTTCGAATAGGCGAAGAGCTGGAGTTCGGCGAATCCGATCTGCAACAGCTTTCCATTTCGGCCCTGCTGCACGATATCGGGAAATTGGCAATTAGTGAAGCGATTCTTGACAAGCCGGGTAAGCTTACCGAGGATGAGTATGAGATCATCAAAAAGCATCCCCGGAAGGGCGCCGAGATCTGCGATAACATCCCGGGATTCCCCGATGTTGTGAAGGGGATCCTATACCACCATGAACACTGGGATGGATCGGGATATCCTTGCGGACTGGTGGGAGGCGAAATCCCTCGCATCGCACGGATCATTTGTGTTGCCGATGTATATGATGCCATAACGGCAAAAAGGCCTTATCGTAATGAGATGAGCCCCGAGGCGGCGAAGTCTTTCCTTCTGCTTCAACGCGGTACGATGTTTGAGCCGCAGCTTGTTGATCTCTTTATTAATCTTCGCGATCGGTAA
- a CDS encoding GNAT family N-acetyltransferase, with protein MVRQLHLLPVHPDHYATLYAWRSDRDAVAYNPFMPIDEKRFAERMANASGDLSSIYEFRELKWEALIDDEPAALVGIQEINSMMKTAEISYQVAPAMRGRGVGKAAVAALVELLFSSTDLRKLCAIVCSRNLPSIHLLQALGFTREGCLRSHFLINGKPEDEMFFGILRQEWIEIRELHIESPHVR; from the coding sequence ATGGTACGACAACTACATCTTTTACCCGTGCACCCCGACCACTATGCCACCCTCTACGCCTGGCGAAGCGATCGGGACGCTGTAGCCTACAATCCTTTCATGCCCATCGACGAAAAACGCTTCGCCGAACGAATGGCCAACGCAAGCGGCGACCTCTCCTCAATCTACGAATTTCGCGAACTCAAATGGGAGGCATTGATAGACGACGAACCGGCCGCCCTTGTGGGGATTCAGGAGATCAACTCGATGATGAAAACAGCCGAGATCAGCTATCAAGTTGCTCCGGCGATGCGGGGCCGAGGGGTCGGTAAAGCCGCGGTGGCAGCCCTCGTGGAGCTGCTCTTCTCATCCACCGACTTACGAAAACTTTGCGCCATTGTATGTAGCCGGAACCTTCCCTCGATTCACCTGCTGCAGGCCCTCGGCTTCACAAGGGAAGGCTGTCTTCGCAGCCACTTTCTCATCAATGGAAAACCGGAAGACGAGATGTTCTTCGGTATACTCAGGCAGGAGTGGATCGAGATTCGGGAACTGCATATCGAAAGCCCCCACGTTCGATAA
- a CDS encoding ABC transporter ATP-binding protein, protein MAIPFFELENATVYRGERIVFDRINLRLEAGTHTAVLGPNGSGKSTLVKLIFRDIYPAALPGSVMRTFGNELMNAWELRKRIGLVSADLQHRYMASVTGRSVVLSGFYSSIATGGTQEFSDEDQYAADRALERSGAVSLADRRFGTLSTGEQRRLLLARSMVHNPEILLLDEPTAGLDMNGRFAFFDLLDGFLDEGKSVLLITHHIEEIPPGIQRVILLKSGQVFADGSPSEVLKPDDLGRLFGRNIELIERGGFRYAVPESRSTPA, encoded by the coding sequence GTGGCAATACCCTTTTTTGAACTTGAGAATGCGACCGTATACCGGGGAGAGCGAATCGTCTTCGACCGCATAAATCTTCGACTTGAGGCTGGAACCCATACCGCGGTTCTCGGCCCCAATGGTTCTGGTAAATCAACCCTCGTTAAACTAATCTTTCGGGATATCTATCCTGCGGCCCTGCCGGGTAGCGTGATGCGGACCTTCGGCAACGAACTGATGAATGCCTGGGAGCTGCGAAAACGCATTGGTCTGGTAAGTGCCGATCTCCAGCACCGCTATATGGCTTCGGTCACGGGACGGAGTGTCGTTCTCTCTGGATTCTATTCAAGTATTGCGACGGGGGGAACGCAGGAGTTCAGTGACGAAGACCAGTATGCTGCGGATCGGGCCCTTGAGCGAAGCGGTGCCGTGTCCCTTGCCGATAGGAGATTCGGGACGCTCTCGACCGGGGAACAGCGGAGGCTGCTGCTGGCCCGTTCCATGGTTCATAATCCGGAAATCCTGCTTTTGGACGAACCGACCGCCGGTCTGGATATGAACGGCCGCTTTGCCTTCTTTGATCTGCTCGACGGCTTTCTTGATGAGGGAAAGAGTGTCCTTCTTATTACCCATCACATTGAGGAAATTCCTCCTGGCATCCAGCGGGTTATCCTCCTGAAATCGGGGCAGGTCTTTGCCGACGGCAGTCCCTCCGAAGTCCTGAAGCCCGACGACCTCGGCCGGCTTTTCGGCAGGAACATTGAGCTTATCGAACGTGGGGGCTTTCGATATGCAGTTCCCGAATCTCGATCCACTCCTGCCTGA
- a CDS encoding PGPGW domain-containing protein, whose translation MIQFEHIAKELADWAAGHAEVLAIVGAVSAFMFIVTLAILPLVILAIPEDYFVKEQQSGWGFGLRHPLLRTLLVIGKNIIGIVLFMAGFIMLFIPGQGLLTILIAITLLNFPGKRNLELRLMKKPKIAKGVGWIRKKKGKKPIILP comes from the coding sequence ATGATTCAATTTGAGCATATTGCGAAAGAGCTTGCCGACTGGGCGGCAGGACATGCGGAAGTCCTGGCCATCGTCGGGGCTGTTTCGGCATTCATGTTTATCGTAACGCTTGCAATTTTACCGCTTGTTATTCTTGCCATTCCCGAAGACTACTTTGTGAAGGAACAACAAAGCGGCTGGGGCTTCGGCCTGCGACACCCTTTGCTGAGGACTTTGCTTGTGATCGGAAAGAATATTATCGGGATCGTCCTTTTTATGGCCGGATTCATCATGCTTTTTATTCCCGGTCAGGGCCTGCTGACCATTCTCATCGCCATTACCCTGCTTAACTTTCCCGGTAAGAGGAATCTCGAATTACGGCTGATGAAAAAGCCTAAGATCGCAAAGGGCGTGGGATGGATACGAAAGAAGAAGGGGAAAAAGCCGATCATCCTTCCCTGA
- a CDS encoding phosphate acyltransferase: protein MCVYTGKHLLSLREKANISREELADSIGEPLALIERMEDEAYEPSVSILLKIASALETDISTLIYGKAFDARSVMVTSREERVKVERRRQFDYESLAPSYAGKHIEPFLVDVYPNEPDTLEYSSHEGEEFHYVMEGKLKIIVDGREHLLNVGDSIYFDSSLPHALSSVGDRAKVMVAVYNAASMRHLTRSRKMTELIEAARHLGGRSVVVVLPNDTAIEAVNRAMEERVVEDALLVGDPGTFPEAYRRYANRYEIVPVEHEAGDDADPAQTAYQRRCADRGVALIREGRGHMLMKGNINTAIFMKGVLDKQSGIGSGRRLSLVSIFELPKLNRLIFLTDPGINTALTTGDDLATSRDIILNGIDVARALGVAKPKVAILDANELPSKKLPTTMFAQELSAMEWPNATVYGPLSYDLALYEDSARHKGIEDNPVAGKADILIVPHISGGNFLYKAWAMTMSADVANIVLGATVPLIITSRSDGDMTKFLTLCASAVYSGYEEDGK from the coding sequence ATGTGTGTGTATACGGGAAAACATCTCCTTTCTCTTCGGGAGAAGGCGAATATCAGTCGAGAGGAGCTGGCCGATAGCATCGGAGAACCCCTGGCGCTGATCGAACGGATGGAGGATGAGGCGTATGAGCCGTCGGTTTCCATCCTTCTCAAGATTGCATCGGCCCTGGAAACGGATATTTCTACCCTGATATACGGCAAGGCCTTTGATGCACGGTCGGTGATGGTCACCAGCCGTGAGGAACGGGTCAAGGTGGAACGGCGGAGGCAGTTTGATTATGAAAGTCTTGCTCCTTCCTATGCCGGTAAGCACATTGAACCCTTTCTTGTAGATGTCTACCCCAATGAACCCGATACGCTTGAATATTCCTCACACGAGGGGGAGGAGTTCCACTATGTTATGGAGGGAAAGCTGAAGATCATTGTCGACGGCAGAGAGCACCTTCTCAATGTCGGAGACTCGATCTATTTTGATTCTTCCCTCCCGCATGCCCTCTCCTCTGTGGGAGACCGGGCCAAGGTGATGGTGGCTGTCTACAATGCCGCCAGCATGCGGCATCTTACACGAAGCCGAAAGATGACGGAATTAATTGAGGCTGCCCGCCACCTCGGAGGCCGGAGTGTTGTCGTTGTTCTTCCCAATGATACCGCCATTGAGGCGGTGAACCGGGCCATGGAGGAGCGTGTCGTGGAGGATGCCCTCCTGGTAGGGGATCCCGGTACCTTTCCTGAGGCATACCGGCGCTATGCAAATCGCTATGAGATCGTTCCTGTGGAGCATGAGGCAGGGGATGATGCGGACCCGGCCCAGACAGCCTACCAGCGTCGTTGTGCCGATCGTGGTGTGGCCCTGATCCGCGAAGGACGTGGCCACATGCTGATGAAGGGGAATATCAACACCGCCATCTTCATGAAAGGGGTACTTGATAAGCAGTCGGGAATCGGAAGCGGCAGGAGGCTTTCCCTGGTAAGTATTTTCGAGCTTCCGAAACTGAATCGGCTTATCTTCCTCACGGATCCGGGGATCAATACCGCCCTCACCACAGGCGACGACCTCGCCACAAGCCGTGACATCATCTTGAACGGCATCGATGTGGCCCGGGCCCTTGGGGTTGCAAAACCGAAGGTGGCCATTCTCGATGCAAATGAACTCCCCAGCAAGAAGCTTCCCACCACCATGTTTGCCCAGGAGCTTTCGGCAATGGAATGGCCGAACGCAACGGTCTACGGTCCGCTTTCCTATGATCTTGCCCTCTATGAGGATTCGGCGCGTCACAAGGGAATAGAGGATAATCCGGTTGCAGGAAAGGCCGATATCCTGATCGTACCGCACATCTCCGGAGGAAACTTCCTGTATAAGGCATGGGCCATGACCATGTCGGCGGATGTTGCCAACATCGTACTTGGTGCTACCGTCCCCCTGATCATCACCAGCAGGAGCGACGGCGACATGACGAAATTCCTTACCCTCTGTGCCTCTGCGGTCTACTCCGGCTACGAGGAAGACGGAAAATAG
- the buk gene encoding butyrate kinase, with protein sequence MSRFLIINPGSTSTKIALFQGENSWQLEELASKSLPVEDDVVRRFSDPMEQLQLREDAIAGVLTSAAIEHVDAVAGRGGLTRPLEAGSYAVSDTLIDDLSHHRFGIHASNLGAVLARRFGERFGVPSLIADPVGVDQFEEEARYSGWPSIPRKSMIHALNIRSVAREAAREMGGSAGDFNFIIAHLGGGISVTPMRKGRMIDVNNANEEGPFSPQRTGTLPLCGVIDLAFSGEFSSADEMKRAMVQRGGLFAYLGTPDGREVCKRIAAGDQRAESVYKAMAYQISKEIGAMATALKGKVDAVVLTGGLPHPPLSDWITERCSWIAPVKIIEGEREMLALAQAAARHVCEGEPLLTY encoded by the coding sequence ATGAGTCGCTTTCTCATCATCAATCCCGGTTCGACGAGTACGAAAATTGCTCTTTTTCAGGGTGAAAATTCCTGGCAGTTAGAGGAACTTGCATCCAAAAGCCTTCCTGTAGAGGACGACGTTGTCAGGCGTTTTTCCGATCCCATGGAGCAATTGCAGCTGCGTGAGGATGCTATCGCCGGTGTATTGACCTCCGCTGCCATAGAGCATGTCGATGCTGTGGCCGGAAGAGGAGGGCTTACCCGTCCCCTGGAGGCGGGGAGCTATGCGGTTTCCGATACACTGATCGATGATCTCTCCCACCATCGTTTTGGAATCCATGCATCAAACCTCGGTGCCGTCCTTGCCCGTCGTTTTGGCGAACGTTTTGGCGTGCCTTCGCTCATTGCCGATCCCGTTGGTGTCGATCAATTTGAAGAGGAAGCCCGCTATTCCGGCTGGCCTTCCATTCCCCGAAAGAGCATGATTCACGCCCTTAATATCCGCTCTGTTGCCCGAGAGGCGGCCAGAGAGATGGGGGGGAGCGCTGGTGATTTCAATTTTATCATAGCCCATCTCGGCGGTGGGATTTCGGTTACCCCGATGAGAAAGGGGAGAATGATCGATGTAAACAATGCCAACGAGGAAGGGCCTTTTTCTCCGCAAAGAACCGGGACCCTTCCCCTTTGCGGGGTAATCGACCTTGCCTTCAGCGGTGAATTTTCATCTGCCGATGAGATGAAGCGGGCGATGGTTCAGCGCGGCGGCCTTTTCGCCTACCTCGGGACCCCCGACGGACGTGAGGTGTGTAAGCGTATTGCGGCAGGAGATCAGAGGGCCGAAAGTGTATACAAGGCCATGGCATACCAGATTTCCAAGGAGATCGGGGCGATGGCTACGGCCCTGAAGGGAAAGGTCGATGCGGTTGTCCTCACCGGGGGGCTGCCCCATCCGCCCCTGTCCGATTGGATTACGGAGCGTTGCAGCTGGATTGCCCCGGTGAAGATTATTGAGGGAGAACGGGAGATGCTTGCCCTTGCCCAGGCCGCAGCCAGGCATGTCTGTGAAGGAGAACCCCTTTTGACTTATTGA
- a CDS encoding phosphate acyltransferase produces MSFARLEAQLKGGLPQTIAVAGAEGDELFQALERVEKKGLARFVLVGESETATALAERYGIDPVAVISAGNEEEIAARSVAAVKEGKAALLMKGTLSTPTLLHAVVTEKSLFPKGQLLSHALVVESPEGRMLGITDGGMNIRPDIEAKQTILNSAVELFHRLGVANPKVAVLAANEKVNSKMPETLDAAQLKERYQTGAISGCIVDGPMALDLAVVPRAAVLKGYQGAIKGDADILLTHDIAAGNHLGKSLLYLGGFHGGGIILGASYPIVLLSRSDTVREKFLSMILALSCGKGTGA; encoded by the coding sequence ATGAGCTTTGCCCGACTCGAGGCGCAGTTAAAGGGGGGGCTGCCCCAAACGATCGCCGTAGCGGGGGCTGAGGGAGATGAGCTGTTCCAGGCCCTTGAAAGGGTAGAGAAGAAAGGGCTTGCCCGGTTCGTCCTTGTGGGAGAATCAGAGACGGCAACAGCCTTGGCAGAACGCTACGGAATCGATCCTGTAGCGGTCATCTCGGCTGGAAACGAAGAAGAGATCGCGGCACGATCCGTTGCCGCCGTCAAAGAGGGGAAGGCTGCGCTTTTGATGAAGGGCACACTTTCCACCCCAACCCTGTTACATGCCGTTGTTACGGAAAAAAGCTTGTTCCCCAAAGGACAGCTTCTTTCTCATGCCTTGGTGGTGGAAAGCCCTGAAGGCCGGATGCTCGGCATCACCGACGGCGGTATGAATATCCGCCCCGACATCGAGGCAAAACAGACGATTCTCAACTCTGCCGTGGAGCTTTTCCACCGCCTTGGGGTAGCAAACCCGAAAGTTGCGGTGTTGGCTGCCAATGAAAAGGTCAATTCCAAGATGCCTGAAACCCTCGATGCTGCCCAGCTCAAAGAGCGATACCAGACCGGGGCTATAAGCGGTTGCATCGTAGATGGCCCCATGGCCCTCGATCTGGCGGTTGTCCCCCGGGCTGCCGTGTTAAAGGGGTATCAGGGGGCGATAAAAGGGGATGCCGATATCCTCCTTACCCACGATATTGCGGCTGGAAACCATCTCGGAAAGAGCCTGCTTTACCTTGGCGGCTTTCACGGCGGCGGGATCATTCTGGGTGCAAGCTATCCCATTGTCCTGCTTTCCCGAAGCGATACGGTCAGGGAGAAATTTCTTTCGATGATACTGGCCCTTTCCTGCGGTAAGGGGACAGGTGCATGA
- a CDS encoding indolepyruvate oxidoreductase subunit beta, with product MKYDIILCGVGGQGVLSVAAIIARAAMMSGLEVRQSEVHGMAQRGGAVQADLRISDGPIPGDLIAKGRADMILSMEPLESLRYVDFLSERGSVVTSDHCEINIPDYPEKQAIFSSISSFGRALTIPADALALTAGSARSANMVLVGAASFHLPIEFSTMEEAVRERFASKGELVVETNLKALSLGRDVAEAGSRRRSG from the coding sequence ATGAAGTATGATATTATTCTCTGTGGAGTAGGGGGGCAGGGTGTTCTTTCCGTTGCCGCTATTATTGCCCGGGCGGCAATGATGTCGGGCCTGGAAGTTCGTCAGTCCGAGGTCCACGGCATGGCCCAGCGTGGTGGTGCGGTGCAGGCCGATCTGCGTATTTCCGATGGCCCTATTCCCGGAGATCTTATTGCAAAAGGGCGGGCGGATATGATCCTCAGCATGGAACCCCTTGAAAGTCTTCGCTATGTTGATTTCCTTTCCGAAAGGGGAAGTGTCGTTACTTCCGACCACTGCGAGATCAATATACCTGACTATCCGGAAAAGCAAGCCATTTTCTCATCTATTTCATCCTTCGGACGGGCCCTGACGATTCCTGCAGATGCATTGGCGCTTACCGCTGGGAGTGCGAGAAGTGCAAACATGGTCCTTGTTGGTGCGGCATCATTTCATTTACCAATTGAATTTTCTACAATGGAAGAAGCGGTCCGGGAACGCTTTGCAAGCAAAGGGGAGCTTGTTGTCGAAACCAACCTAAAGGCCCTTTCCCTTGGCAGGGATGTTGCCGAGGCCGGTAGCAGAAGGAGGAGTGGATGA